One Solanum lycopersicum chromosome 2, SLM_r2.1 genomic region harbors:
- the LOC101256146 gene encoding polyribonucleotide nucleotidyltransferase 2, mitochondrial — MASVRNKINPLLCNLPYVLTWRRFGFRTICSGRLGFAPSTSPSVANTDTPVARTKVLETFTEEFEIGSRKITLETGKIARFANGSVILAMEETKVLSTVASSKGDAISDFLPLTVDYQEKQFAQSVIPTTYMRREGAPKERELLCGRLIDRPIRPLFPPGFYHEVQVMASVLSSDGKQDPDILAANASSAALMLSDIPWGGPIGVIRIGRISGQFVVNPSMEELSISDLNLVYACTRDKTLMIDVQAREISEKDLEAALRLAHPEAVKYLDPQIRLAAKAGKQKKEYKLSMVSEKTFEKIQNLAKEPIEAVFTDPTYGKFERGEALEKITQDVKRALEEEGDEEGLKILPKTVDTVRKQVVRRRIISEGLRVDGRCLDEVRPLYCEAGNLPVLHGSAIFSRGDTQVLCTVTLGAPGDAQRLDSLVGPSSKRFMLHYSFPPFCTNEVGKRTGLNRREVGHGTLAEKALLAVLPPEDDFPYTVRINSEVMASDGSTSMATVCGGSMALMDSGIPVREHVAGLSIGLVSEVDPSTGEIKDYRLLTDILGLEDHLGDMDFKIAGTRNGVTAIQLDIKPAGIPLDIICESLDPALKGRLQILEHMEREISAPRIQDNIYSPRLVTSKYSNDALRRLIGPVGALKRKIEDETGARISVSDGTLTIIAKNQSVMEKVQEKVDFIIGREIEIGGVYKGIVVSVKEYGAFVEFNGGQQGLLHISELSHDPVSRVSDVVSVGQQLSLMCIGQDVRGNINLSLKATLPRPKSKTDICVDEPVAPTSQEVNVWAAIEDKSNEQENQGASMGPVTNDSTLNSATPAVLIRSAAECDEEEKSDALNSKSDNGSQSASKSEKKTRIPSSLSESGFSSRSAKKSKRSKDAILDLISDDESEQKHTPEVGLHSQIGSDKDDATSETPMSANKLKLGMKVTAKVHQIRALGLVLDLGGGIRGMYRFESGMKKDFEVGDELRVKCSSFSTKGIPVLSLVKEE, encoded by the exons ATGGCTTCtgtaagaaacaaaataaaccCACTTCTCTGCAACTTACCGTACGTTCTCACATGGCGAAGATTTGGTTTTCGTACAATCTGCAGTGGTCGTCTTGGCTTTGCGCCGTCCACATCACCGTCAGTGGCCAATACAGATACTCCTGTTGCTCGAACGAAGGTTCTCGAGACATTCACTGAGGAATTTGAGATTGGATCACGCAAAATTACTTTAGAAACTGGAAAGATTGCGAGGTTTGCTAATGGCTCTGTAATTTTAGCCATGGAAGAGACGAAAGTCCTCTCTACTGTCGCTTCATCTAAAGGCGATGCAATTAGTGATTTTTTGCCTCTTACA GTTGATTACCAAGAAAAACAATTTGCTCAAAGTGTTATTCCGACTACATACATGAGAAGAGAGGGTGCTCCAAAAGAACGTGAACTTTTATGTGGTCGTCTTATTGATCGACCCATAAGACCACTTTTTCCTCCTGGATTTTACCACGAGGTGCAG GTAATGGCAAGTGTGCTTTCATCTGACGGGAAACAAGATCCAGATATATTGGCAGCTAATGCATCATCTGCTGCTCTAATGTTGTCAGATATTCCTTGGGGTGGGCCAATTGGAGTAATACGTATTGGAAGGATTTCAGGTCAATTTGTTGTAAATCCAAGCATGGAGGAG CTTAGCATCAGTGATCTTAACTTGGTATATGCATGTACGAGGGATAAAACTTTGATGATAGATGTCCAAGCTCGTGAAATATCTGAAAAGGATTTGGAAGCTGCTTTGAGACTTGCTCATCCAGAG GCTGTTAAGTATCTTGACCCTCAAATTAGACTCGCAGCTAAAGCTGGTAAGCAGAAGAAAGAGTATAAGCTGTCTATGGTATCAgaaaaaacatttgaaaagaTTCAGAATCTGGCCAAAGAACCTATAGAAGCTGTTTTTACAGACCCTACTTATGGAAAG TTCGAGCGTGGAGAAGCTTTGGAAAAAATCACACAGGACGTTAAAAGAGCTCTTGAGGAAGAAGGTGATGAGGAAGGCCTAAAAATTCTACCAAAGACAGTTGATACAGTAAGGAAACAG GTTGTTCGCAGAAGGATCATTTCTGAAGGGCTTAGAGTGGACGGAAGGTGTCTTGATGAAGTTAGGCCTTTGTACTGTGAAGCTGGTAATTTACCTGTATTACATGGATCTGCAATTTTTTCAAGAGGGGATACTCAG GTCCTTTGCACTGTTACCCTTGGAGCACCTGGGGATGCTCAACGTCTGGATTCCCTGGTCGGTCCTTCAAGCAAGCGTTTCATGCTGCATTATAGCTTTCCACCGTTTTGTACAAATGAAGTTGGCAAACGAACTGGCCTGAATAGGCGTGAAGTTGGTCATG GCACTCTTGCTGAAAAGGCTCTGCTTGCTGTATTACCCCCGGAAGATGATTTTCCATACACAGTCCGAATCAATTCTGAAGTCATGGCATCTGATGGCTCGACATCAATGGCAACTGTCTGTGGAG GCAGCATGGCTTTGATGGATTCTGGCATTCCTGTAAGAGAACATGTAGCAGGTCTGTCGATAGGGCTTGTTAGTGAAGTTGACCCATCAACTGGTGAAATCAAGGATTATCGTTTATTGACTGATATTCTG GGTCTGGAGGATCATCTGGGTGACATGGATTTTAAGATTGCTGGTACCCGTAATGGTGTAACGGCCATACAATTAGATATTAAACCTGCTGGAATTCCTTTGGATATCATATGTGAGAGTCTAGATCCTGCACTTAAAGGGAGGCTTCAAATCCTCGAGCACATGGAGCGTGAGATAAGTGCTCCACGTATTCAGGATAACATATATTCTCCTCGGCTAG TTACGTCAAAATACAGCAATGATGCACTTCGTCGCTTGATTGGTCCTGTTGGTGCTTTGAAGAGGAAAATTGAAGATGAAACAG GTGCACGGATCTCGGTTAGTGATGGAACACTTACTATAATTGCCAAAAATCAGTCGGTGATGGAGAAAGTACAGGAGAAG GTTGATTTTATAATTGGACGTGAAATTGAGATTGGAGGAGTATATAAAGGTATTGTTGTATCTGTTAAAGAATATGGCGCCTTTGTGGAGTTTAATGGTGGACAACAGGGCCTCTTACATATTTCAGAATTATCACACGACCCG gtTTCCAGAGTTTCAGATGTGGTATCTGTGGGACAGCAACTTTCTTTAATGTGTATAGGACAGGACGTTCGTggtaatattaatttatcattaaaaGCCACCCTGCCTAGACCTAAATCTAAGACAGACATTTGTGTTGATGAACCTGTTGCTCCTACTAGTCAAGAGGTTAATGTTTGGGCTGCTATTGAGGATAAATCCAATGAGCAAGAAAACCAAGGTGCTTCTATGGGACCTGTAACTAATGATTCAACTTTGAATTCAGCTACACCAGCAGTTCTAATCCGTAGTGCGGCGGAGTGTGATGAGGAGGAAAAAAGTGATGCTCTGAATTCGAAAAGTGATAATGGATCTCAAAGTGCTTCTAAATCTGAGAAGAAGACAAGGATACCGTCCTCACTTTCAGAATCCGGTTTTTCTTCTAGAAGTGCGAAGAAGTCCAAAAGAAGCAAGGATGCCATTCTTGACCTAATAAGTGATGATGAAAGTGAGCAGAAACATACTCCTGAAGTAGGCCTACATTCTCAAATTGGGTCAGATAAGGATGACGCTACGTCTGAGACCCCTATGAGTGCAAACAAACTAAAGCTTGGTATGAAAGTAACAGCAAAAGTGCATCAAATTCGTGCCCTTGGTTTGGTGCTTGATTTGGGTGGTGGAATTCGTGGAATGTATCGTTTTGAG TCTGGTATGAAGAAGGACTTTGAGGTGGGTGATGAGCTGCGGGTGAAGTGCTCAAGTTTTTCAACTAAAGGGATTCCAGTATTGTCTTTGGTGAAAGAAGAGTAA
- the LOC101255848 gene encoding isocitrate dehydrogenase [NADP], with protein sequence MLAVRPRLRCSSMAGVASFVSSSSASASSIASKKFYFQVNSNRQLFNNRVSLTTRIPNASIRCFASTSGPTSKILVQNPIVEMDGDEMTRVIWKMIKDKLIYPYLELDTKYYDLGILNRDATDDQVTVESAEATLKYNVAVKCATITPDETRVKEFGLKSMWKSPNGTIRNILNGTVFREPILCTNIPRIVPGWKKPICIGRHAFGDQYRATDAIINGPGKLKMVFVPENGESPTELDVYDFKGPGIALAMYNVDQSIRAFAESSMSMAFSKKWPLYLSTKNTILKKYDGRFKDIFQEVYEEKWKQQFEEHSIWYEHRLIDDMVAYVLKSEGGYVWACKNYDGDVQSDLLAQGFGSLGLMTSVLLSSDGKTLEAEAAHGTVTRHFRLHQKGQETSTNSVASIFAWTRGLGHRAQLDGNQKLLEFVHTLEASCIGTIESGKMTKDLAILAHGPKVSREFYLNTEEFIDAVAQKLQEKLHASAPI encoded by the exons ATGCTCGCCGTCCGACCCAGACTCCGGTGTTCCTCCATGGCCGGCGTCGCTTCTTTTGTCTCATCTTCATCGGCTTCAGCATCATCTATAGCTAgtaaaaaattctattttcaAGTCAATTCCAATCGGCAGCTCTTCAATAACAGAGTATCTCTCACTACGCGAATCCCTAATGCCTCCATTCGGTGCTTCGCTTCCACCTCTGGTCCGACTAGCAAAATCCTCGTTCAAAATCCCATAGTCGAAATGGACG gtgATGAAATGACGAGGGTTATATGGAAAATGATCAAAGACAAG CTAATCTATCCTTATCTAGAGTTGGATACAAAGTATTATGATTTAGGTATATTGAACCGTGATGCCACTGATGACCAAGTTACTGTTGAAAGTGCTGAGGCAACCCTGAA ATACAATGTTGCTGTGAAATGCGCTACTATAACACCTG ATGAGACCAGAGTCAAGGAATTTGGGCTGAAGTCTATGTGGAAAAGTCCCAATGGCACAATCAGAAACATTTTAAACG GTACTGTTTTCCGGGAGCCTATACTATGCACGAACATTCCCAGGATTGTTCCTG GTTGGAAGAAACCCATTTGTATTGGTAGGCATGCTTTTGGTGATCAGTATCGTGCCACAGATGCAATTATTAATGGGCCCGGAAAGCTCAAAATGGTTTTTG tGCCGGAAAATGGGGAATCCCCTACGGAGCTGgatgtttatgattttaaagGTCCGGGTATTGCACTTGCCATGTACAATGTCGACCAG TCAATTCGAGCATTTGCTGAATCATCAATGTCAATGGCATTTTCAAAGAAATGGCCTCTTTACTTGAGTACaaaaaacacaattttaaaGAAATACGATGGAAG GTTTAAGGACATTTTTCAAGAGGTATACGAAGAGAAGTGGAAGCAACAGTTTGAGGAACACTCAATATG GTATGAGCATAGACTGATAGATGACATGGTCGCTTATGTGTTAAAAAGCGAGGGTGGATATGTTTGGGCATGCAAGAACTATGATGGAGATGTCCAGAGTGATCTGCTCGCTCAAG GATTTGGTTCTCTGGGCCTCATGACTTCTGTATTG TTATCTTCTGATGGCAAGACATTAGAAGCTGAAGCAGCTCACGGCACTGTAACAAGACATTTTCGGCTGCATCAAAAGGGTCAAGAAACTAGTACAAACAGTGTTGCTTCCATTTTTGCATGGACAAGGGGACTTGGACATAG GGCTCAGCTTGATGGGAATCAAAAGTTGTTGGAATTTGTTCACACCCTTGAAGCTTCTTGCATTGGGACAATAGAGTCCGGGAAGATGACTAAGGACTTAGCTATATTAGCTCACGGACCCAA GGTGTCAAGAGAATTCTACTTGAACACTGAAGAATTTATTGATGCTGTAGCACAGAAACTTCAAGAGAAGCTTCATGCCTCGGCGCCTATTTAA